A stretch of the Streptosporangium sp. NBC_01755 genome encodes the following:
- a CDS encoding D-alanine--D-alanine ligase family protein — MSDLGHVLVLAGGLSYEREVSLRSGRRVSEVLRGAGISVETRDTDASLVPSVLADPPDAVFVTLHGGAGEDGAIRTVLELLSVPYVGAGPDACRVAYDKPTAKTVVRSFGLRTPESVTLPKETFHDLGASAVLARIVERLGLPLFVKPSRGGSALGASIVRSAEELPAAMVGCFAYGDTALIERCVDGVEVAVSVVDLGNGPVALPPVEIVPNEGVYDYAARYTAGHTEFFAPARLSPEVSAACAEMAVTAHTALGLRDISRTDLIVDADGLPHFLEVNVAPGMTETSLLPMAAEAAGDDLGTLCRILLEQAAARGA, encoded by the coding sequence ATGAGTGACCTGGGCCATGTGCTCGTCCTGGCGGGCGGACTCTCCTACGAGCGGGAGGTCTCGCTGCGTTCCGGCCGGCGGGTGAGCGAGGTGCTGCGCGGAGCGGGCATCTCCGTGGAGACCCGCGACACCGACGCGTCACTGGTTCCCTCCGTGCTCGCGGACCCGCCGGACGCGGTCTTCGTCACCCTTCACGGCGGCGCGGGCGAGGACGGCGCCATCCGTACGGTGCTCGAACTCCTCTCCGTCCCCTACGTCGGCGCCGGCCCCGACGCCTGCCGGGTCGCCTACGACAAGCCAACCGCCAAGACAGTCGTCCGCTCCTTCGGCCTGCGCACCCCCGAATCGGTGACGCTGCCCAAGGAGACCTTTCACGACCTCGGCGCCTCCGCGGTGCTGGCCCGCATCGTGGAGCGCCTCGGCCTGCCCCTGTTCGTCAAGCCGTCCCGCGGCGGCTCCGCGCTCGGCGCGTCGATAGTCCGCAGTGCGGAGGAACTTCCCGCCGCCATGGTCGGGTGCTTCGCCTACGGCGACACCGCGCTGATCGAACGCTGCGTCGACGGTGTCGAGGTCGCCGTCTCCGTGGTCGACCTCGGGAACGGGCCGGTGGCCCTGCCTCCCGTGGAGATCGTCCCGAACGAGGGCGTGTACGACTACGCGGCCCGCTACACCGCCGGGCACACCGAGTTCTTCGCCCCTGCCCGCCTCTCACCCGAGGTCTCCGCGGCCTGCGCCGAGATGGCCGTGACCGCGCACACCGCCCTCGGTCTCCGGGACATCTCCCGCACCGACCTGATCGTCGACGCGGACGGTCTGCCCCACTTCCTCGAAGTCAACGTCGCCCCCGGCATGACCGAGACGTCCCTCCTCCCCATGGCCGCGGAGGCCGCCGGCGACGACCTCGGCACCCTCTGCCGGATCCTCCTCGAACAGGCCGCCGCCCGCGGCGCCTGA
- the yidD gene encoding membrane protein insertion efficiency factor YidD — protein MMTAQQTAGISPAARILMAPIRFYRAFVSPLLGPRCRFHPSCSAYGLEAVAVHGALRGTWLTIRRIGRCHPFHPGGFDPVPPRPGRSDETQGS, from the coding sequence ATGATGACGGCGCAGCAGACCGCCGGGATTTCTCCGGCTGCCAGGATCCTGATGGCTCCGATCCGGTTCTACCGGGCCTTCGTGAGCCCTCTGCTGGGTCCCCGTTGCCGTTTCCACCCCTCGTGCAGTGCCTACGGTCTCGAAGCCGTGGCCGTTCACGGCGCGCTGCGCGGTACATGGTTGACGATCCGGAGAATCGGGCGTTGCCACCCATTCCATCCCGGAGGCTTTGACCCGGTGCCCCCGCGCCCGGGCCGGTCCGACGAAACGCAAGGGAGCTAG
- a CDS encoding threonine aldolase family protein → MLTSTSFPKSFASDNHAGVHPAVLTAVIEANTGDAPAYGEDVWTTAMEDAFRAEFGTQATTYPMFNGTGANVVGLGLALRPYDAVICPVTAHINTNECGAAERVLGVKLVTVPTDDGKISVDDVRGLLSVLGDAHHSQPRVVSISQVTECGTCYTADEITELAEFAHAHGLFLHMDGARLANAAAELGCSLRSLSTDAGVDLLSFGGTKNGAMGAEALVVLRPELDAPTPFLRKQGMQLASKMRFVSAQLTALLTDDLWRENAAHANAMAHRLAAGVADLPGVSLRYPVQSNAVFPALPEKVVAELQQRYLFHVWDAAESVVRWVTSFDTTPEQVDAFLADIRLAVQGAAGS, encoded by the coding sequence GTGCTGACCTCCACCTCATTCCCCAAGAGCTTCGCCAGCGACAACCACGCGGGCGTGCATCCTGCGGTCCTCACCGCCGTCATCGAAGCGAACACCGGAGATGCCCCCGCTTACGGCGAGGACGTCTGGACCACCGCGATGGAGGACGCCTTCCGCGCCGAGTTCGGCACCCAGGCGACCACCTACCCGATGTTCAACGGCACCGGAGCCAACGTTGTGGGACTGGGGCTCGCGCTACGGCCGTACGACGCGGTGATCTGCCCGGTCACCGCCCACATCAACACCAATGAGTGCGGCGCGGCCGAACGCGTGCTCGGCGTCAAGCTGGTCACCGTCCCCACCGATGACGGCAAGATCTCCGTGGACGACGTCCGGGGCCTGCTGTCCGTGCTGGGGGATGCGCACCACTCCCAGCCCAGGGTCGTCTCCATCTCCCAGGTGACCGAGTGCGGCACCTGCTACACCGCCGACGAGATCACCGAGCTCGCGGAGTTCGCGCACGCGCACGGCCTCTTCCTGCACATGGACGGCGCCCGGCTGGCCAACGCGGCGGCCGAACTTGGCTGCTCGCTCCGCTCTCTCAGCACGGACGCGGGGGTGGACCTGCTCAGCTTCGGCGGCACCAAGAACGGCGCCATGGGCGCCGAGGCGCTCGTGGTCCTCCGCCCGGAACTGGACGCCCCGACACCGTTCCTGCGCAAGCAGGGAATGCAGCTCGCTTCCAAGATGCGCTTCGTCTCCGCCCAGCTGACCGCACTCCTCACCGATGACCTCTGGCGCGAGAACGCCGCGCACGCGAACGCCATGGCCCACCGCCTGGCAGCGGGCGTCGCCGACCTACCCGGCGTCTCCCTGCGCTACCCGGTGCAGTCCAACGCCGTCTTCCCCGCCCTCCCGGAGAAGGTCGTCGCGGAGCTGCAGCAGCGCTATCTCTTCCATGTCTGGGACGCGGCCGAGAGCGTGGTCCGCTGGGTGACCTCCTTTGACACCACCCCCGAGCAGGTCGACGCCTTCCTCGCCGACATCCGTCTCGCCGTCCAGGGAGCGGCCGGCTCCTGA
- the rpmH gene encoding 50S ribosomal protein L34, with the protein MSKRTFQPNNRRRAKTHGFRLRMRTRAGRAILAARRRKGRAELSA; encoded by the coding sequence GTGAGCAAGCGTACTTTCCAGCCGAACAACCGCCGTCGTGCGAAGACCCACGGCTTCCGGCTCCGCATGCGCACCCGCGCCGGCCGCGCCATTCTCGCCGCTCGTCGTCGTAAGGGCCGCGCCGAGCTCTCCGCCTGA
- the yidC gene encoding membrane protein insertase YidC: MELSWLNWLYTAVAQVITWIHEGYSTFIPRNSGLNWALTIITLTVLMRLLIFPLFLKQMRSSKKMQELAPKVQEIRKRYKNDKQRMNQEVMALYQGQGANPLGGCLPIVAQFPIFISMFTVLQAMANSPVPKFGMTQQMMDSARAAHIFGAPVPATFFTSSSDIIKLGADPIITKVVLAIFVAISSLTTFLTVRQSVTRSMAQMPDNPMAQQQKILMYVSPLFAIFSLNFPLGLILYWVTTNLWTLGQQHWFYSRNPSPVVDAKGNVTTPEPKPSLLSKVKKTAPEPEVPSVPEPKVVRQQPTRQPRSKRAGSKKS, translated from the coding sequence GTGGAGCTGTCCTGGCTGAACTGGCTTTACACGGCCGTGGCCCAAGTGATCACCTGGATCCACGAGGGCTACAGCACCTTCATTCCGAGGAACAGCGGGCTCAACTGGGCGCTGACCATCATCACGCTCACCGTGCTGATGCGGCTGTTGATCTTCCCGCTCTTCCTCAAGCAGATGCGCTCGTCGAAGAAGATGCAGGAACTGGCGCCCAAGGTCCAGGAGATCCGCAAGCGCTACAAGAACGACAAGCAGCGGATGAACCAGGAGGTCATGGCGCTGTACCAGGGGCAGGGGGCCAACCCGCTGGGTGGTTGCCTGCCGATCGTGGCACAGTTCCCGATCTTCATCTCGATGTTCACCGTGCTCCAGGCCATGGCCAACAGCCCGGTGCCCAAGTTCGGCATGACCCAGCAGATGATGGACAGCGCCAGGGCGGCCCACATCTTCGGCGCGCCGGTCCCGGCGACCTTCTTCACCAGTTCGAGCGACATCATCAAGCTGGGCGCCGACCCGATCATAACCAAGGTCGTGCTCGCCATCTTCGTGGCGATCAGCTCGCTGACCACCTTCCTCACCGTCCGGCAGAGCGTGACCCGCTCGATGGCCCAGATGCCGGACAACCCGATGGCACAGCAGCAGAAGATCCTGATGTACGTCTCGCCGCTGTTCGCCATCTTCTCGCTGAACTTCCCCCTCGGCCTGATCCTCTACTGGGTCACCACGAACCTCTGGACCCTCGGCCAGCAGCACTGGTTCTACAGCCGAAACCCCTCTCCGGTGGTCGACGCGAAGGGCAACGTCACGACCCCCGAGCCCAAGCCGAGCCTGCTGAGCAAGGTCAAGAAGACCGCGCCCGAGCCTGAGGTGCCGTCTGTGCCGGAGCCCAAGGTGGTCCGCCAGCAGCCCACCCGCCAGCCCCGCAGCAAGCGGGCCGGTAGCAAGAAGTCCTGA
- the rnpA gene encoding ribonuclease P protein component: protein MPTGDGRTCPGSPRSLVLPSGSRMRRGDDFADAIKRGSRAGRPTLVAHFGMRVDSDDPPLVGFVVSRAVGGAVIRNRVKRQLRHLMRDRLDRLPRGSLLVVRANPPAASARSERIAAELDVALNRLLRRLEPPGARMDGR, encoded by the coding sequence ATGCCGACGGGCGACGGGCGTACCTGCCCAGGGTCACCAAGGTCTCTTGTGTTGCCGTCCGGGTCCCGCATGCGCCGGGGCGACGATTTCGCCGACGCGATCAAAAGGGGAAGCCGAGCAGGCCGCCCCACCCTGGTCGCGCATTTCGGCATGCGCGTCGACAGCGACGACCCTCCCCTGGTCGGATTCGTGGTGAGCCGCGCCGTGGGAGGCGCGGTGATCAGAAACCGGGTCAAACGTCAGCTGAGACACCTCATGCGAGACCGTCTCGACCGGCTTCCACGAGGTAGCCTGCTTGTTGTACGCGCCAATCCACCGGCCGCGTCCGCGCGAAGCGAGCGCATTGCCGCCGAACTCGACGTCGCGCTGAATCGTTTACTCAGGCGGCTGGAGCCCCCCGGGGCTCGCATGGATGGGCGATGA
- the rsmG gene encoding 16S rRNA (guanine(527)-N(7))-methyltransferase RsmG — protein MSDQIPEPPEVAREVFAGDAWARAEAFAELLAGPGVVRGLLGPREVPRIWDRHLLNCAVIAEAVPADARLVDIGSGAGLPGLVLAIVRPDITVTLLEPLLRRTVFLEECVESLKLGNVEVLRGRAEEFAGRREFDVASARAVAPLDRLLKWALPLLREGGELLAMKGERAAEELADAERQLRSSGVQTAELTSVGHGKVEPPATLIRVVAGRAPEGARKAARRKDRASRGR, from the coding sequence GTGAGTGACCAGATCCCTGAGCCGCCCGAGGTCGCGCGCGAGGTGTTCGCCGGTGACGCCTGGGCCAGGGCGGAGGCGTTCGCGGAACTGCTGGCCGGCCCCGGGGTGGTGCGCGGGCTGCTCGGCCCGCGGGAGGTGCCGCGCATCTGGGACCGCCACCTGCTCAATTGCGCGGTGATCGCCGAGGCCGTGCCCGCCGACGCGCGCCTGGTCGACATCGGCTCCGGCGCCGGACTGCCGGGACTGGTCCTGGCGATCGTACGGCCCGACATCACCGTCACCCTCCTGGAGCCGCTTCTTCGCAGGACGGTCTTTCTGGAGGAGTGTGTGGAGTCGCTGAAGCTCGGCAACGTCGAGGTGCTGCGCGGCCGTGCGGAGGAGTTCGCGGGCAGGCGGGAGTTCGACGTCGCCTCCGCCCGTGCGGTGGCGCCGCTCGACCGCCTGCTGAAGTGGGCGCTCCCCCTCTTGCGCGAGGGTGGCGAGCTGCTGGCCATGAAGGGCGAGCGTGCCGCGGAGGAATTGGCGGACGCCGAGCGGCAATTGCGGTCGAGTGGGGTTCAAACCGCTGAGCTCACATCGGTTGGGCACGGTAAGGTCGAGCCGCCCGCAACTCTCATCCGGGTGGTCGCCGGTCGAGCTCCCGAAGGAGCGCGGAAGGCCGCTCGCCGGAAGGATCGCGCCTCGCGAGGCAGGTAA
- the dnaA gene encoding chromosomal replication initiator protein DnaA — MDGTDLSAVWARALENSLNENVPSQQRVWLSMTRPFGLMNDTVVLAAPTDFARDVLENKLRPLISHALSQEFGRPMRVAVMVDPSAAGPEPGLASRQDPYPQAQPQGYTQAGGAQQGYTQPANPQHHGGSGPHPPYQGGNPAAQPSTEYPQAQPFSYPYQQAEESPQPYRLTEPSQAPSSGDQSPGYTRGGYTAPSPRPEPDSFDRGAPAVPGAGGVQNRWDSRGSRTQGEPARLNPKYTFETFVIGSSNRFAHAAAVAVAEAPAKAYNPLFIYGDSGLGKTHLLHAIGHYAQSLYDGARVRYVSSEEFTNDFINSIRDHKADNFRGRYRAVDILLVDDIQFLEGKEQTQEEFFHTFNTLHNSNKQIVISSDRAPKQLVTLEDRLRNRFEWGLITDVQPPELETRIAILRKKAIQEGLAAPPEVLEYIASRISTNIRELEGALIRVTAFASLNRQSVDLQLTEVVLKDLITEDAGSEITVATIMASTAAYFGLSIDDLCGGSRSRVLVTARQIAMYLCRELTDMSLPKIGQQFGGRDHTTVMHADRKIRSLMAERRSIYNQVNELTTRIKQQSRNG, encoded by the coding sequence ATGGACGGAACGGACCTCAGCGCGGTCTGGGCGAGGGCGCTGGAGAACTCCCTGAACGAGAACGTCCCGTCTCAGCAGCGGGTCTGGCTCAGCATGACCCGGCCCTTCGGCCTCATGAACGACACGGTGGTGCTCGCCGCACCCACGGATTTCGCCAGAGACGTCCTGGAGAACAAGCTTCGTCCGCTTATCAGTCACGCGCTCTCCCAGGAATTCGGCCGCCCGATGCGGGTGGCGGTCATGGTCGATCCCAGCGCGGCGGGTCCCGAGCCCGGACTCGCCTCTCGCCAGGACCCTTATCCCCAGGCACAGCCGCAGGGTTATACACAGGCCGGCGGGGCCCAGCAGGGTTATACGCAACCGGCAAACCCCCAGCACCACGGGGGTTCCGGGCCTCATCCTCCCTACCAGGGAGGTAACCCGGCCGCCCAGCCGTCCACCGAATATCCACAGGCTCAGCCGTTCTCCTACCCGTACCAGCAGGCCGAGGAATCCCCCCAGCCGTACCGCCTCACAGAGCCGTCCCAGGCTCCCTCATCGGGGGACCAGAGCCCCGGATACACCCGCGGCGGCTACACCGCGCCCTCGCCGCGTCCCGAGCCCGACTCCTTCGACCGCGGCGCGCCCGCGGTGCCCGGCGCGGGCGGTGTGCAGAACAGGTGGGACAGCCGCGGGAGCCGGACACAGGGCGAGCCGGCCCGGCTGAACCCGAAGTACACCTTCGAGACCTTCGTCATCGGCTCCAGCAACCGTTTCGCCCACGCGGCCGCGGTCGCGGTGGCCGAGGCGCCTGCCAAGGCGTACAACCCGCTGTTCATCTACGGCGACTCGGGTCTGGGCAAGACCCACCTGCTGCACGCGATCGGCCACTACGCCCAGAGCCTGTACGACGGCGCGCGGGTGCGGTACGTGAGCTCCGAGGAGTTCACCAACGACTTCATCAACTCCATCCGCGACCACAAGGCCGACAACTTCCGGGGTCGCTATCGGGCCGTGGACATCCTGCTGGTGGACGACATCCAGTTCCTGGAGGGCAAGGAGCAGACGCAGGAGGAGTTCTTCCACACCTTCAACACCCTGCACAACTCCAACAAGCAGATCGTCATCTCCAGCGACCGGGCGCCGAAACAGCTGGTCACGCTGGAGGACCGGCTGCGCAACCGGTTCGAGTGGGGCCTGATCACCGACGTCCAGCCGCCCGAGCTGGAGACCCGGATCGCGATCCTGCGCAAGAAGGCGATCCAGGAGGGCCTGGCCGCGCCGCCCGAGGTGCTGGAGTACATCGCCAGCCGCATCTCCACCAACATTCGCGAGCTGGAGGGCGCCCTGATAAGGGTGACCGCGTTCGCCAGCCTCAACCGGCAGTCGGTCGATCTGCAGCTCACCGAGGTCGTGCTCAAGGACCTGATCACCGAGGACGCCGGGTCGGAGATAACGGTCGCCACGATCATGGCCTCCACCGCCGCCTACTTCGGCCTGTCGATCGACGACCTGTGCGGCGGGTCGCGCTCGCGGGTCCTGGTCACCGCCCGCCAAATCGCCATGTACCTGTGCCGGGAGCTGACCGACATGTCGCTGCCGAAGATCGGCCAGCAGTTCGGCGGCCGCGACCACACCACGGTCATGCACGCCGACCGGAAGATCCGCTCCCTGATGGCCGAGCGCCGCTCGATCTACAACCAGGTCAACGAACTCACCACCAGGATCAAGCAGCAGTCGCGCAATGGGTGA
- a CDS encoding ParB/RepB/Spo0J family partition protein has protein sequence MSKQPRGLGRGLGALIPTGPAVVAETPASMTVTMVAPEPVVPEQPGPKPVAGAYFLEIPVEDIAPNPRQPRDVFDEETLRELATSIGEVGLLQPVVVRATGDGGYELVMGERRWRASKLAGLSKIPAIVRSTQEDKLLLDALIENLQREQLNALEEAAAYRQLLDDFGATHEQLATRVGRSRSHVTNTLRLLNLPAGVQLKVAAGTISAGHARALLGLNDPAAQEHLAHRITAELLSVRAVEEIVAVGDAKAAPAPTPRAPRAKPAEEPALRHLADRLSDRFETRVKVDFGRRKGRIVVEFATIDDLERIIDTMAPGSLKVAEG, from the coding sequence GTGAGTAAGCAGCCGAGAGGGCTGGGCAGGGGACTGGGGGCCCTCATCCCGACGGGCCCGGCCGTCGTCGCCGAGACACCCGCGTCGATGACCGTGACGATGGTCGCCCCGGAGCCGGTGGTACCGGAGCAGCCGGGCCCCAAGCCCGTCGCGGGGGCCTACTTCCTGGAGATCCCGGTCGAGGACATCGCGCCCAACCCGCGCCAGCCTCGCGACGTCTTCGACGAGGAGACCCTGAGGGAGCTGGCCACCTCGATCGGTGAGGTCGGCCTGCTCCAGCCGGTCGTGGTGCGCGCGACGGGCGATGGAGGCTACGAGCTGGTCATGGGCGAGCGTCGTTGGCGCGCTTCCAAGCTCGCCGGGCTCTCCAAGATCCCCGCGATCGTGCGGAGCACCCAGGAGGACAAGCTCCTGCTCGACGCGCTCATCGAGAATCTCCAGCGCGAGCAGCTCAACGCCCTGGAGGAGGCGGCGGCCTACCGGCAACTGCTCGACGACTTCGGCGCGACCCACGAGCAGCTGGCCACCCGCGTCGGCCGTTCCCGTTCACACGTGACCAACACGCTGCGCCTGCTGAACCTGCCGGCCGGAGTACAGCTCAAGGTCGCGGCGGGAACGATCAGCGCGGGCCACGCGCGGGCTCTGCTCGGCCTGAACGACCCCGCCGCCCAGGAGCATCTCGCCCACCGGATCACGGCCGAGCTGCTGTCGGTCCGCGCGGTCGAGGAGATCGTGGCCGTGGGCGACGCCAAGGCCGCCCCGGCTCCGACTCCGAGAGCTCCCCGGGCCAAGCCCGCCGAGGAGCCCGCCCTCCGGCACCTGGCAGACCGTCTCTCCGACCGCTTCGAGACCCGGGTGAAGGTCGACTTCGGCCGACGTAAGGGACGCATCGTGGTGGAGTTCGCGACCATCGACGACCTGGAGCGCATCATCGACACGATGGCTCCGGGATCGCTGAAGGTGGCGGAAGGATGA
- a CDS encoding ParA family protein gives MTQTPLNPGDSPLVREALSSVVSRETSTRKTSAAPRGSTGVRDGDWPRPPKTRIFTVANQKGGVGKTTTSVNLAAALSMHGQRVLVVDLDPQGNASTALAVEHRGDVPDMYKVLVEDMPLAEVVKEVPDMPGLYCAPATIDLAGAEIELVSMVAREARLQRALTAYDAVEFDYILIDCPPSLGLLTVNALMAANELLIPIQCEYYALEGLGQLLRNVDLVRAHLNPTLDLSTILMTMYDGRTRLASQVADEVRSHFGATVLSTLIPRSVRVSEAPSYGQSVMTYDPGSSGAMAYMDAAREIAYRGVAV, from the coding sequence GTGACCCAGACCCCCCTTAATCCCGGCGACTCGCCGCTGGTACGAGAGGCACTCAGCTCAGTGGTTTCACGTGAAACATCGACCCGGAAGACCAGCGCCGCTCCCAGAGGTTCCACCGGGGTCCGAGATGGAGATTGGCCCCGCCCTCCCAAAACCCGGATCTTCACCGTCGCCAACCAGAAGGGCGGCGTCGGGAAGACGACCACGTCGGTCAACCTGGCGGCGGCGCTGTCCATGCACGGCCAGCGGGTGCTCGTGGTCGACCTCGACCCCCAGGGCAACGCCTCGACGGCCCTGGCCGTCGAGCACCGCGGCGACGTACCGGACATGTACAAGGTGCTCGTGGAGGATATGCCGCTCGCGGAGGTGGTGAAGGAGGTCCCGGACATGCCGGGTCTCTACTGCGCTCCCGCCACGATCGACCTGGCCGGTGCCGAGATCGAGTTGGTCTCCATGGTCGCCCGTGAGGCTCGCCTGCAGCGCGCGCTGACCGCTTACGACGCCGTTGAGTTCGACTACATCCTCATTGACTGCCCTCCCTCGCTCGGCCTGCTGACCGTCAACGCGCTGATGGCCGCGAACGAGTTGCTGATCCCCATCCAGTGCGAGTACTACGCGCTGGAGGGTCTCGGGCAGCTGCTGAGGAACGTGGATCTGGTCCGTGCCCATCTGAACCCCACGCTTGACCTTTCCACCATCCTCATGACGATGTACGACGGACGCACCCGCCTGGCCTCCCAGGTCGCCGACGAGGTCCGCTCCCACTTCGGCGCGACGGTGTTGAGCACGTTGATCCCCCGAAGCGTGCGCGTCTCCGAGGCCCCGAGCTACGGTCAGTCGGTCATGACGTACGACCCGGGCTCCAGCGGCGCGATGGCCTACATGGACGCCGCTCGTGAGATCGCTTATCGAGGTGTGGCCGTATGA
- a CDS encoding Jag family protein yields MTEAEAEREPVKAAPDLAALEQEGEIAADYVEGLLDIADIDGDIDMDVEGDRAVVSVVDIKGGDLVGPNGEVLEAIQELTRLAVHRQTGERSRLMLDIGGYRDRRRSELRELGTKVAADVKRIGAPKSLQPMTPFERKIVHDAVAAAGLRSESEGEEPRRFVVVLPV; encoded by the coding sequence GTGACCGAGGCCGAGGCCGAGAGGGAGCCCGTGAAGGCGGCTCCCGATCTCGCCGCCCTGGAGCAGGAAGGCGAGATCGCGGCGGACTACGTCGAGGGTCTGCTCGACATCGCCGACATCGACGGTGACATCGACATGGATGTCGAAGGTGATCGCGCGGTGGTGTCGGTGGTCGATATCAAGGGCGGCGATCTGGTCGGCCCCAACGGTGAGGTGCTGGAGGCCATCCAGGAGCTGACCCGCCTCGCGGTCCACCGCCAGACAGGTGAGCGGTCGCGCCTGATGCTCGACATCGGCGGCTACCGTGACCGCCGCCGGAGCGAGCTGCGCGAGCTTGGCACCAAGGTCGCGGCGGACGTCAAGCGGATCGGCGCGCCCAAGTCGCTGCAGCCGATGACCCCGTTCGAGCGGAAGATCGTGCATGACGCCGTCGCGGCGGCGGGCCTGCGGAGCGAGTCCGAGGGCGAGGAGCCCCGCCGTTTCGTGGTGGTCCTCCCCGTCTGA